The following are from one region of the Candidatus Deferrimicrobium borealis genome:
- a CDS encoding undecaprenyl/decaprenyl-phosphate alpha-N-acetylglucosaminyl 1-phosphate transferase has protein sequence MTFLSTLLLSIFLTIGLIPVLQAFASRMKMMDTPGTRKVHRHPIPRVGGIAMAVGMFVPVALWNLSDPFVRAYLAGAVVMVAFGIVDDLRNLKPKWKLLGQLAAALVVVFYGGVTIHSLGALLPEGAVLPEWVCVPLTVLAIVGVTNAVNLSDGLDGLAGGICLLIFACIGYLAWQGEDVVIGLVALALAGSIFGFLRFNTHPATVFMGDTGSQLLGFSAVTLSLCLTQGDTPLSPMVPLILLGLPVLDTVSVMAIRIANRRSPFSADMNHIHHNLMALGLQQGESVVTIYILQMFLVASAFLFRFHSDWLLLGGYLVFSFATILFLTVANGARWNRRPVEPSRDYFGSRFLRRMKTEGTAIMKLFPVLEFGFPLLLIVTCLVPSRLPGYVSYSALGFFGLILAARFFWKERVSDLLRLTLYLAIPIVVYGGTIAPAGWMKGVPLRIYNSVFVLLALLDISVSKLSKRREGFKSTPLDFLIVVIAVLVPNLPEQGLQGHNLGLVAAKIIILYFSVEVLLAEIRMRYDRVMVGTLAALAVVFLKGFV, from the coding sequence GTGACCTTCCTTTCCACACTTCTGCTCTCGATCTTCCTCACCATCGGCCTGATCCCCGTCCTTCAGGCCTTCGCGTCGCGGATGAAGATGATGGATACCCCCGGCACGCGAAAGGTCCATCGGCACCCCATCCCCCGGGTCGGGGGGATCGCGATGGCCGTGGGGATGTTCGTCCCCGTCGCTCTCTGGAACCTGTCCGACCCGTTCGTCCGGGCCTACCTGGCCGGGGCCGTCGTCATGGTCGCCTTCGGGATCGTCGACGACCTGCGGAACCTGAAGCCCAAGTGGAAGCTGCTGGGGCAGCTCGCCGCGGCGCTGGTGGTCGTCTTCTACGGCGGGGTGACGATCCACTCGCTGGGGGCGCTGCTGCCGGAAGGGGCCGTCCTGCCGGAATGGGTCTGCGTCCCGCTGACGGTGCTGGCGATCGTGGGGGTGACCAACGCCGTCAACCTCTCGGACGGGCTGGACGGGCTGGCCGGCGGCATCTGCCTGCTCATCTTCGCCTGCATCGGGTACCTCGCCTGGCAGGGGGAGGACGTCGTCATCGGGCTCGTCGCATTGGCGCTGGCCGGCTCCATCTTCGGGTTCCTGCGGTTCAACACGCACCCCGCGACGGTCTTCATGGGGGACACGGGAAGCCAGCTCCTCGGGTTCTCGGCGGTGACGCTGTCGCTTTGCCTCACGCAGGGGGATACCCCGTTGAGCCCCATGGTCCCGCTGATCCTGCTCGGCCTGCCGGTTCTCGACACGGTGTCGGTGATGGCGATCCGCATCGCGAACAGGCGGTCGCCTTTTTCCGCGGACATGAACCACATCCACCACAACCTGATGGCGCTCGGGCTGCAGCAGGGCGAGTCGGTCGTGACGATCTACATCCTCCAGATGTTCCTGGTCGCGTCCGCGTTCCTGTTCCGCTTCCACTCCGACTGGCTGCTGCTGGGCGGCTACCTGGTCTTTTCCTTCGCGACGATCCTCTTCCTCACGGTCGCGAACGGGGCAAGGTGGAACCGGAGGCCCGTCGAACCGTCGCGCGATTACTTCGGCTCCCGGTTCTTGAGGCGAATGAAAACCGAGGGGACCGCCATCATGAAGCTCTTCCCGGTTCTCGAATTCGGATTCCCGTTGCTCCTGATCGTGACGTGCCTCGTCCCGTCGAGGTTGCCTGGGTATGTCTCTTATAGCGCCTTGGGATTCTTCGGGCTGATCCTCGCCGCCCGGTTTTTCTGGAAGGAGAGGGTGAGCGACCTCCTGCGGCTCACGCTGTACCTTGCGATCCCGATCGTCGTCTACGGGGGCACGATCGCGCCGGCCGGCTGGATGAAGGGGGTCCCGCTTCGGATCTACAACTCGGTTTTCGTCCTGCTGGCCCTGCTGGACATCTCGGTTTCGAAGCTTTCCAAGCGCAGGGAGGGGTTCAAGAGCACCCCGCTGGACTTCCTGATCGTGGTGATCGCCGTGCTGGTCCCCAACCTGCCGGAGCAGGGCCTGCAGGGGCACAACCTCGGGCTGGTGGCGGCCAAGATCATCATCCTGTATTTCAGCGTCGAGGTGCTGCTCGCGGAGATCCGCATGCGGTACGACCGTGTCATGGTGGGCACCCTGGCGGCGCTGGCGGTGGTCTTCCTGAAAGGGTTCGTGTGA
- a CDS encoding EpsI family protein, with translation MVLAVLFVAAYWIPLKGIVNVWMTNEDYSYGFIIPFISAYLVWERRDTLRNITFRSSWKVLPLLIVFVAISVYAVLGSSGNVSRPAIPFLIFLMLAFCFGTDFVGKILLPLVFLIFMIPIPDILERTLGIYLKSISSQLAGLFIRLFGISVHVSGNVIDLGVNQLQVVDACNGLRYLLPLLALGVLYSHLFEKERWKKGFCIAASIPLAILMNSFRIGITGILTNYYGTKVAEGFMHAFSGWVIFLVSFICLFAIGKALSLFPSGQGKRNLITSSLEANKETGSPGGGEIGDGNTAFIVSVVLLIIVAGLTFSTKTMPAVRLEGGISGFPQSFGDWKGKVEIVDPEAVRLSGAQEAFSGSYRGAGEKEVSLFLGYRSTAFLENENFFHSPMVCLPSAGWEISKTNVRGIHDVPFFGNLKVREMVVDSMGSKLLVYFWFQTKSRATHNKDINRFHLSLNAIARDNTHDLFIRQITPVANETIADAEKRMDQFAREMMVALNQFLKEKQIQYR, from the coding sequence ATGGTGCTGGCCGTGCTGTTCGTCGCGGCATACTGGATCCCGTTGAAAGGGATCGTCAATGTATGGATGACGAACGAAGACTACTCGTACGGGTTCATCATACCGTTCATTTCCGCATACCTTGTATGGGAAAGAAGGGACACGCTGCGGAATATTACGTTCCGGAGCTCGTGGAAGGTTCTTCCTCTGTTGATCGTGTTTGTCGCGATATCGGTCTATGCGGTTCTCGGGTCGAGCGGAAACGTTTCACGGCCGGCGATCCCCTTCCTCATTTTCCTGATGCTCGCATTTTGCTTCGGGACGGATTTTGTCGGGAAGATCCTGCTCCCCCTGGTTTTCCTGATCTTCATGATTCCTATTCCGGACATCCTGGAGAGGACGCTGGGAATCTATTTGAAATCGATCTCCTCCCAGTTGGCCGGATTGTTTATCCGCCTGTTCGGCATTTCCGTTCATGTGAGCGGGAACGTGATCGACCTTGGAGTGAATCAATTGCAGGTGGTGGATGCCTGCAACGGTCTGCGGTATCTGCTCCCTCTTCTTGCGCTCGGAGTGCTTTATTCGCACCTTTTTGAAAAGGAAAGATGGAAGAAGGGATTTTGCATTGCCGCCTCGATCCCGCTTGCAATCCTGATGAATTCTTTCCGTATCGGAATTACCGGGATACTCACAAATTACTACGGGACGAAAGTCGCGGAAGGATTCATGCATGCGTTTTCCGGGTGGGTCATTTTCCTGGTTTCCTTCATTTGCCTGTTCGCCATCGGGAAAGCGCTTTCCCTTTTTCCGTCGGGCCAGGGGAAAAGAAATCTCATAACAAGTTCCTTGGAGGCAAACAAGGAGACGGGGTCGCCTGGCGGCGGTGAGATCGGCGATGGAAATACGGCCTTCATCGTTTCCGTTGTCCTCCTGATCATTGTTGCCGGCCTGACGTTCAGTACGAAAACCATGCCCGCCGTGCGGCTGGAAGGGGGGATATCGGGGTTCCCTCAGTCCTTTGGAGACTGGAAGGGCAAGGTCGAGATCGTGGATCCCGAGGCTGTCCGGCTATCCGGGGCGCAGGAAGCTTTCAGCGGCAGCTATAGGGGGGCGGGGGAGAAAGAAGTATCGCTGTTTCTCGGGTACAGAAGCACCGCTTTTCTCGAGAACGAGAACTTCTTCCACAGCCCGATGGTTTGCCTGCCTTCCGCCGGGTGGGAGATCAGCAAGACGAACGTCAGGGGAATCCACGATGTTCCTTTCTTCGGGAACCTGAAGGTCCGCGAGATGGTCGTCGACAGCATGGGATCGAAACTGCTCGTGTATTTCTGGTTTCAAACGAAAAGTCGCGCAACCCACAATAAAGACATCAACCGGTTCCATCTTTCCCTCAACGCCATTGCGCGAGACAACACCCATGATCTGTTCATAAGACAGATAACCCCTGTCGCCAATGAAACGATTGCCGACGCGGAAAAACGGATGGACCAATTTGCCAGGGAGATGATGGTCGCACTGAATCAATTCCTGAAAGAAAAGCAAATCCAATACCGATAG
- a CDS encoding radical SAM protein, producing MDGILAVTYRCNARCTMCYTWKHPSDKKLEISAKDLVSLPQMVRLNVTGGEPFLKDDLGEILEVVKKKAKRVVISTNGFLTKRTLEVMSGHKDVGIRVSVDGMEEVHDAIRGFKGANQKSLETLRGLKELGLKDLGIAVTISDRNAKDLVPVFRLAEKEGVELATAVLHNAYYFHKEDNVIVNKEFVGDEIGKLMKAYLGSSHPKNWFRAYFTQGLVDHVNAKPRAMKCTMATDSFFVDPFGYVRPCNVMNLPFGNIKEKSFQEIWTGSEAEEARKKVAVCKENCWMIGSVGHLMRKNPWKPIGWIASHKLGISG from the coding sequence ATGGACGGAATCCTGGCCGTAACATATCGATGCAACGCGCGATGCACGATGTGTTACACGTGGAAGCACCCGAGCGATAAGAAACTGGAGATATCCGCGAAGGACCTGGTTTCCCTTCCTCAGATGGTACGGCTGAACGTCACGGGGGGGGAGCCGTTCCTCAAGGACGACCTCGGGGAGATCCTCGAGGTGGTGAAGAAAAAAGCCAAACGGGTGGTCATCAGCACCAACGGATTCCTCACGAAGCGGACGCTGGAGGTCATGAGCGGGCACAAGGACGTTGGAATCCGTGTCAGCGTCGATGGAATGGAAGAAGTGCACGACGCGATCCGGGGTTTCAAGGGGGCAAATCAGAAATCGCTGGAAACGCTCCGCGGGTTGAAGGAACTGGGTTTGAAGGACCTCGGGATCGCGGTGACGATCTCGGACCGGAACGCGAAGGACCTGGTTCCGGTTTTCCGGCTTGCGGAGAAGGAGGGGGTCGAACTGGCCACCGCCGTTCTCCACAACGCCTACTATTTCCACAAGGAAGACAACGTGATCGTCAACAAGGAGTTCGTGGGGGACGAGATCGGGAAATTGATGAAGGCCTACCTGGGGTCATCCCACCCCAAGAACTGGTTCCGGGCCTATTTCACACAAGGGCTCGTCGATCACGTGAACGCGAAACCGAGGGCCATGAAGTGCACGATGGCGACCGATTCCTTTTTTGTGGACCCGTTCGGTTACGTCAGGCCGTGCAACGTGATGAACCTCCCTTTCGGAAACATAAAAGAAAAATCTTTCCAGGAAATCTGGACCGGCTCCGAGGCCGAAGAGGCGAGAAAGAAAGTCGCGGTCTGCAAGGAGAATTGCTGGATGATCGGGAGCGTCGGTCACCTCATGCGGAAAAATCCGTGGAAACCGATCGGGTGGATCGCAAGCCACAAGTTGGGAATTTCAGGGTAA
- a CDS encoding glycosyltransferase family 4 protein, with protein sequence MRIAYIAVKGLPIGGGVEKVTEELGSRLVAKGHDVTVYSSRDYGTTDGSYKGMEIRTVPSVNSKSFHKLSICYRATREVMTRRDADIVHVHAVGPSVFSIFPRMVGIPTVVQTHGVEWQRDKWGFIGRTFFKLADYSVVYFPDRATAVSKVQRDYFKEKFGREVLYIPNGVSPVERRSPAWLLEQGILPNRYILFAARLVEEKGAHFLIEAFRKLKTDIQLVIAGDAAYAERYKALLRGLAGDDPRIRFTGFVSGTPMEELFSNAFFFCLPSTLEGLPVALLEAMNYGNCCVASDIPENVEVLEDHGYLFRNRDPEDLRKALQTLIDSPEKITAKRADAKTHVERTYSWDRVAKDMEALYVSLVRSKSH encoded by the coding sequence GTGAGGATCGCCTACATCGCCGTGAAAGGTCTCCCCATCGGCGGCGGCGTGGAGAAGGTCACCGAGGAACTCGGCTCCCGACTGGTGGCCAAAGGGCACGATGTCACCGTCTATTCCAGCCGCGATTACGGAACGACCGATGGCAGCTACAAAGGGATGGAGATCCGGACGGTTCCATCGGTCAACAGCAAGTCGTTCCACAAACTCTCCATCTGCTACCGAGCGACCCGCGAGGTGATGACTCGAAGAGATGCGGACATCGTTCACGTCCATGCCGTCGGGCCCTCGGTCTTCTCCATCTTTCCACGCATGGTCGGCATCCCCACGGTGGTGCAGACCCACGGCGTGGAGTGGCAGCGGGACAAGTGGGGCTTCATCGGCAGGACATTCTTCAAGCTTGCCGACTACTCGGTTGTCTATTTTCCAGACAGGGCCACGGCGGTTTCGAAAGTCCAGCGGGACTACTTCAAGGAGAAGTTCGGTCGGGAGGTCCTCTACATCCCAAACGGTGTGAGCCCGGTGGAGCGCCGGTCTCCCGCATGGCTCCTGGAGCAGGGGATCCTGCCGAACCGGTACATTCTCTTCGCGGCGCGCCTTGTGGAGGAGAAGGGCGCGCACTTCCTCATCGAGGCGTTCAGGAAGTTGAAAACGGATATTCAGTTGGTCATCGCGGGGGACGCGGCCTACGCGGAGCGCTACAAGGCGCTTCTTCGGGGGCTTGCAGGGGATGACCCGCGCATACGTTTCACGGGCTTTGTCAGCGGCACGCCGATGGAGGAACTGTTCAGCAACGCATTCTTCTTCTGTCTTCCCTCGACTCTGGAGGGACTTCCGGTAGCGCTCCTGGAGGCGATGAACTACGGCAACTGCTGCGTGGCGAGCGATATCCCGGAGAACGTCGAGGTTCTGGAGGATCACGGGTATCTGTTCCGAAACCGGGACCCGGAGGACCTGCGGAAAGCGTTGCAAACCCTCATCGACTCCCCGGAGAAGATCACCGCGAAAAGGGCGGATGCGAAGACGCACGTGGAGCGGACCTATTCCTGGGATCGCGTAGCGAAGGACATGGAAGCGCTCTACGTCTCCCTGGTCCGTTCGAAGTCCCACTAA
- a CDS encoding glycosyltransferase family 4 protein, whose translation MHYEGAPVPRKIAAAASLVYSSQCGRKFGELLEDFRPDLVHGHNIYGRLTTAILDAARKRDVPAIMTLHDHKLICPSYLMLSRGAVCERCEGRKYYHCVLERCHKGGVVPSLVYAIEAYRNRFLDKYRDVRCFLCPSAFLKEKHARYGVPEERLEIVPNFLRIEEYLPGEEGGEYVVYAGRLSKEKGLLTLLRAFEGLDLPLRIVGDGPMRESLESRAREKGQKNVAFEGYKTGKELADIFRRSLFVVFPSECYENAPMSILEGFAYGKPVIGADIGGVPEMITDGETGFLFPPGDAAALRERVCYLSERPSLIAAMGRKARRRIEERHTPGVHLKRLTDVYAKALS comes from the coding sequence TTGCACTACGAGGGAGCTCCCGTCCCACGGAAGATCGCCGCCGCCGCAAGCCTGGTCTATTCGTCCCAATGCGGGAGGAAATTCGGGGAACTCCTGGAGGACTTTCGCCCGGACCTGGTACATGGCCACAACATCTACGGGCGACTGACCACTGCGATCCTCGACGCCGCGAGAAAGAGAGATGTCCCGGCGATCATGACCCTCCACGACCACAAGTTGATCTGTCCGTCGTACCTTATGCTCAGTAGGGGAGCGGTGTGCGAGCGGTGCGAGGGGAGGAAATATTACCATTGCGTGCTGGAACGTTGTCACAAGGGGGGGGTCGTCCCTTCCCTCGTCTATGCCATCGAGGCGTACCGCAACAGGTTCCTCGATAAATATCGGGATGTGCGGTGTTTCCTCTGCCCGAGCGCCTTCCTGAAGGAGAAACACGCCCGGTACGGCGTACCCGAGGAACGCCTCGAGATCGTCCCGAATTTCCTCCGCATCGAGGAGTATCTCCCCGGAGAGGAGGGGGGGGAGTATGTCGTCTATGCCGGACGTCTATCGAAGGAAAAGGGATTGCTCACGCTCCTCCGTGCGTTCGAAGGTCTCGATCTGCCTCTGCGCATCGTCGGGGACGGCCCGATGCGGGAAAGTCTGGAATCACGCGCCCGGGAGAAGGGTCAGAAGAACGTTGCGTTCGAAGGCTACAAGACGGGAAAAGAACTTGCGGACATCTTCCGGCGGTCCCTGTTCGTGGTGTTCCCCTCGGAGTGTTACGAAAACGCGCCGATGAGCATCCTGGAAGGGTTTGCCTACGGAAAGCCGGTCATCGGCGCGGACATCGGGGGTGTTCCGGAGATGATCACGGACGGGGAGACCGGCTTCCTGTTCCCCCCGGGGGATGCGGCGGCGCTTCGGGAGCGGGTTTGCTACCTGTCGGAGCGGCCGTCCCTGATCGCCGCAATGGGGCGGAAGGCCCGCCGCAGGATCGAGGAGCGTCACACGCCGGGGGTTCATCTGAAACGGTTGACCGACGTCTACGCGAAAGCGCTCTCGTGA